A single genomic interval of Seriola aureovittata isolate HTS-2021-v1 ecotype China chromosome 10, ASM2101889v1, whole genome shotgun sequence harbors:
- the tat gene encoding tyrosine aminotransferase isoform X2, translating to MSSRMDNKSYLVQMNGNGVHGKTTLNGKTLSGTGVNGKGVHGNGIHHVSVNGSLYPTKAKSRRQRWEVKPSEMANNTLNPIRAIVDGMKITPNPDKPMIALSIGDPTVFGNLPTDDAVLQAMKDAIDSQKYNGYAPSVGYLKSRQAVANFYSCPEAPLEAEDVILTSGCSQAIDLAISVLCNPGDNILVPCPGFSLYKTLAVSMGIKVKLYNLLPEKSWEIDLQHMESLIDERTSCLIITNPSNPCGSVFSKEHLQKILKVASRHCVPILADEIYTDMVFPGCSCPSMASLSSDVPILSCGGLAKRWLVPGWRLGWIQIHDRNDIFGSQIRQGLVKLTQRILGACTIVQGALEGILNNTSQSFYNNTISFLKSNSEICFNELSTIPGLNPVMPSGAMYLMVGIDMDHFPNFKNDVDFTERLVTEQSVFCLPASAFEYPNFFRIVVTVPGEMMVEACVRIREFCQCHYRPRSRDSNDLDQ from the exons atGAG TTCCAGGATGGATAACAAGTCTTACTTGGTTCAGATGAATGGGAATGGAGTCCACGGCAAAACCACACTCAATGGCAAAACCCTGAGTGGGACTGGAGTCAACGGGAAGGGAGTGCACGGGAACGGCATCCACCATGTAAGTGTGAATGGCAGTTTGTATCCAACCAAAGCCAAGAGCCGCCGGCAGAGATGGGAGGTGAAGCCTTCAGAGATGGCCAACAACACGCTCAACCCCATCAGGGCCATCGTGGATGGCATGAAGATCACCCCAAATCCAGATAAACCCATGATTGCACTTTCGATAG GGGACCCCACTGTGTTTGGAAACCTGCCCACAGATGATGCAGTGCTTCAGGCCATGAAAGACGCTATAGACTCGCAAAAGTACAACGGCTACGCTCCTTCTGTTG GTTATCTGAAGAGCCGACAAGCAGTGGCCAACTTCTACAGCTGCCCCGAGGCTCCACTGGAGGCAGAG GATGTGATTTTGACCAGCGGCTGCAGTCAGGCCATTGACCTGGCTATCAGTGTCCTGTGTAACCCAGGGGACAACATCCTGGTCCCATGCCCAGGCTTCTCCTTATATAAGACTCTGGCTGTCTCCATGGGTATCAAGGTCAAACTCTACAACCTGCTG CCGGAGAAGTCATGGGAGATTGACCTGCAGCACATGGAGAGCCTGATCGACGAGAGGACATCCTGTCTGATTATTACCAATCCATCCAACCCGTGCGGCTCAGTCTTCAGCAAGGAGCACCTACAGAAGATCCTCAAAG tggcCTCCAGACACTGTGTTCCCATTCTGGCTGATGAAATCTACACCGATATG GTTTTCCCAGGCTGCAGTTGTCCGTCCATGGCGTCCCTCAGCAGCGACGTTCCCATCCTTTCCTGTGGCGGCTTGGCTAAACGCTGGCTGGTCCCTGGTTGGAGGTTGGGATGGATCCAGATCCATGACAGGAATGATATATTTGGATCCCAG attCGACAGGGGCTGGTGAAACTGACCCAACGCATTCTGGGAGCATGCACCATTGTCCAGGGAGCACTGGAGGGCATCCTCAACAACACAAGTCAAAGCTTCTACAACAACACCATCAGCTTCCTGAAG tccAACTCAGAGATTTGTTTCAATGAACTGTCCACCATCCCCGGCCTGAACCCCGTCATGCCATCAGGAGCCATGTACCTCATG GTGGGGATTGACATGGATCACTTTCCAAATTTTAAGAATGACGTGGACTTCACTGAACGGCTGGTAACTGAGCAGTCGGtcttctgtctgcctgcctcG GCATTTGAGTATCCCAACTTCTTCCGCATTGTGGTGACGGTGCCAGGAGAGATGATGGTGGAGGCTTGTGTTCGGATCAGGGAGTTTTGCCAGTGCCACTATCGGCCCCGCAGCCGCGACAGCAACGATCTGGACCAGTGA
- the tat gene encoding tyrosine aminotransferase isoform X1 → MYFHIPVLTLTVGLISSRMDNKSYLVQMNGNGVHGKTTLNGKTLSGTGVNGKGVHGNGIHHVSVNGSLYPTKAKSRRQRWEVKPSEMANNTLNPIRAIVDGMKITPNPDKPMIALSIGDPTVFGNLPTDDAVLQAMKDAIDSQKYNGYAPSVGYLKSRQAVANFYSCPEAPLEAEDVILTSGCSQAIDLAISVLCNPGDNILVPCPGFSLYKTLAVSMGIKVKLYNLLPEKSWEIDLQHMESLIDERTSCLIITNPSNPCGSVFSKEHLQKILKVASRHCVPILADEIYTDMVFPGCSCPSMASLSSDVPILSCGGLAKRWLVPGWRLGWIQIHDRNDIFGSQIRQGLVKLTQRILGACTIVQGALEGILNNTSQSFYNNTISFLKSNSEICFNELSTIPGLNPVMPSGAMYLMVGIDMDHFPNFKNDVDFTERLVTEQSVFCLPASAFEYPNFFRIVVTVPGEMMVEACVRIREFCQCHYRPRSRDSNDLDQ, encoded by the exons atgtacttccaTATTCCTGTTCTAACACTCACTGTCGGTCTCATCAGTTCCAGGATGGATAACAAGTCTTACTTGGTTCAGATGAATGGGAATGGAGTCCACGGCAAAACCACACTCAATGGCAAAACCCTGAGTGGGACTGGAGTCAACGGGAAGGGAGTGCACGGGAACGGCATCCACCATGTAAGTGTGAATGGCAGTTTGTATCCAACCAAAGCCAAGAGCCGCCGGCAGAGATGGGAGGTGAAGCCTTCAGAGATGGCCAACAACACGCTCAACCCCATCAGGGCCATCGTGGATGGCATGAAGATCACCCCAAATCCAGATAAACCCATGATTGCACTTTCGATAG GGGACCCCACTGTGTTTGGAAACCTGCCCACAGATGATGCAGTGCTTCAGGCCATGAAAGACGCTATAGACTCGCAAAAGTACAACGGCTACGCTCCTTCTGTTG GTTATCTGAAGAGCCGACAAGCAGTGGCCAACTTCTACAGCTGCCCCGAGGCTCCACTGGAGGCAGAG GATGTGATTTTGACCAGCGGCTGCAGTCAGGCCATTGACCTGGCTATCAGTGTCCTGTGTAACCCAGGGGACAACATCCTGGTCCCATGCCCAGGCTTCTCCTTATATAAGACTCTGGCTGTCTCCATGGGTATCAAGGTCAAACTCTACAACCTGCTG CCGGAGAAGTCATGGGAGATTGACCTGCAGCACATGGAGAGCCTGATCGACGAGAGGACATCCTGTCTGATTATTACCAATCCATCCAACCCGTGCGGCTCAGTCTTCAGCAAGGAGCACCTACAGAAGATCCTCAAAG tggcCTCCAGACACTGTGTTCCCATTCTGGCTGATGAAATCTACACCGATATG GTTTTCCCAGGCTGCAGTTGTCCGTCCATGGCGTCCCTCAGCAGCGACGTTCCCATCCTTTCCTGTGGCGGCTTGGCTAAACGCTGGCTGGTCCCTGGTTGGAGGTTGGGATGGATCCAGATCCATGACAGGAATGATATATTTGGATCCCAG attCGACAGGGGCTGGTGAAACTGACCCAACGCATTCTGGGAGCATGCACCATTGTCCAGGGAGCACTGGAGGGCATCCTCAACAACACAAGTCAAAGCTTCTACAACAACACCATCAGCTTCCTGAAG tccAACTCAGAGATTTGTTTCAATGAACTGTCCACCATCCCCGGCCTGAACCCCGTCATGCCATCAGGAGCCATGTACCTCATG GTGGGGATTGACATGGATCACTTTCCAAATTTTAAGAATGACGTGGACTTCACTGAACGGCTGGTAACTGAGCAGTCGGtcttctgtctgcctgcctcG GCATTTGAGTATCCCAACTTCTTCCGCATTGTGGTGACGGTGCCAGGAGAGATGATGGTGGAGGCTTGTGTTCGGATCAGGGAGTTTTGCCAGTGCCACTATCGGCCCCGCAGCCGCGACAGCAACGATCTGGACCAGTGA